A section of the Pseudovibrio sp. M1P-2-3 genome encodes:
- a CDS encoding IS110 family RNA-guided transposase produces the protein MKNLAVVGVDLSKNVFQLHGAAADGHVVFSKKVSRAGFLKALGKLPTCLVAMEACASSHYWGREVGKLGHEVRLIAPIYVKPFVKRQKNDANDAFAIAEAAARPTMRFVEVKSELQQARSMVFRTREILVRQRTQMINALRAHLAEHGLVVPHGAVHVEKLRQRLEADGGHLPEIVHEMARLYFEQIGEHTQKIKVLEKKLQTLARNSGTAKILQTIPGLGPITAIAIEAFAPAMATFKRGRDFAAWLGLVPKQHSTGGKTRLGKTSKAGQRDIRRLLIIGATTVIWWARKKGAPRHPWLEALLARKAPLVAAVALANKMARTVWAMITKGETYRDPASMAV, from the coding sequence ATGAAGAACCTTGCCGTTGTTGGAGTTGATTTATCAAAGAACGTTTTTCAACTGCATGGAGCCGCTGCAGACGGACATGTCGTATTTTCAAAGAAGGTTTCTCGTGCGGGTTTTTTGAAGGCTTTGGGTAAGCTGCCAACTTGTCTTGTCGCAATGGAGGCTTGTGCGAGTTCCCATTATTGGGGAAGAGAGGTGGGAAAGCTGGGGCACGAGGTTCGCTTGATTGCGCCGATTTACGTCAAACCCTTTGTTAAGCGCCAGAAAAACGACGCCAACGATGCTTTTGCCATTGCCGAAGCCGCCGCCCGTCCCACCATGCGCTTTGTGGAGGTCAAAAGCGAACTTCAACAGGCCCGTTCGATGGTGTTCCGCACCCGTGAGATTCTGGTGCGCCAGCGAACCCAAATGATTAACGCGCTGCGGGCGCATTTGGCCGAACATGGACTGGTCGTCCCTCATGGCGCGGTCCATGTTGAGAAGCTGAGGCAGCGTCTTGAAGCGGATGGGGGACATCTTCCTGAGATTGTTCATGAAATGGCGAGGTTGTACTTTGAACAGATTGGCGAGCATACGCAAAAGATTAAGGTGCTTGAGAAAAAACTTCAGACATTGGCCAGAAACAGTGGTACGGCAAAAATTCTGCAAACCATTCCCGGGCTCGGCCCAATCACCGCGATAGCGATAGAGGCTTTTGCCCCCGCAATGGCCACGTTCAAGCGCGGGCGGGATTTCGCCGCTTGGCTGGGCCTGGTTCCCAAGCAGCACTCAACGGGGGGCAAAACGCGGCTTGGGAAGACGTCTAAAGCCGGCCAGCGTGATATTCGCAGGCTGCTGATTATTGGCGCGACAACAGTTATTTGGTGGGCCCGCAAAAAAGGCGCGCCCCGGCATCCGTGGCTTGAGGCCTTGCTGGCAAGAAAAGCTCCTCTGGTGGCCGCTGTGGCGCTGGCAAATAAAATGGCGCGAACAGTATGGGCAATGATAACAAAGGGAGAAACCTATCGAGATCCGGCAAGCATGGCTGTGTGA
- a CDS encoding glucan biosynthesis protein, whose amino-acid sequence MGKYTIVAMSLCVSLLITYPFFSAQSDEVMGEAGVFSFEAFTRSVEEAAKNVNVREDGFPALPEWLLSLTYDQHRAIRFKSEDALWRDNKLGYELQAFHPGWLFQTPVSVYEVVNGVVVPLQFSTSQFTYGSFFKPEITQGFELSGVAGFRLHYPINRIGYKDELISFLGASYFRALGRGSAYGLSARGLAVNTATGKPEEFPTFRRFYVERPLTKESSIRVWAELVSESVRGAYEFVIEPGATTQVNVIARLFIIKPIERLGIAPLTSMYLHGENDRRRVDDFRPEVHDSDGLSLQLGSGENLWRPLTNPEKLQLSFIGAENPKSFGLLQRDRDREHYQDLEAHYERRPSLVIEPKSDWGEGEVVLAEIPSDKETNDNIVAFWTPKKPVKPGDFLEYHYSMRWGDEEPLLPDLGKVLQTRTGKAGHAARDANPYHRKFVVDFVAQNLSSLSYAEEVKPQVTMLNGEVDTVLVTRINQQRWRAFLDVTRNDLSVPVELKLKLKARDTSLSETWLYQWGE is encoded by the coding sequence ATGGGGAAATATACAATAGTTGCAATGAGCTTATGTGTAAGCCTACTGATTACATATCCATTTTTTTCTGCACAAAGCGATGAGGTGATGGGGGAAGCTGGAGTATTCTCTTTCGAGGCGTTTACGCGTTCTGTAGAAGAGGCTGCAAAGAATGTAAACGTCAGGGAAGATGGTTTTCCGGCTCTGCCCGAGTGGCTACTCTCTTTGACCTATGATCAGCATAGGGCTATTCGCTTTAAATCAGAGGATGCTCTATGGCGGGACAATAAGCTAGGCTACGAACTGCAAGCGTTTCATCCAGGCTGGCTTTTCCAAACCCCTGTATCAGTTTACGAAGTTGTGAATGGAGTGGTTGTACCACTTCAGTTTTCTACTTCCCAATTTACCTATGGTTCTTTTTTTAAGCCAGAGATTACTCAAGGGTTTGAACTTTCAGGAGTTGCGGGATTTCGTTTGCATTACCCTATAAACCGTATTGGATATAAAGATGAGCTGATCTCATTTTTGGGGGCAAGCTACTTTAGAGCTTTGGGGCGAGGGAGTGCCTATGGCCTTTCTGCAAGAGGTCTTGCTGTTAATACGGCCACTGGAAAGCCTGAGGAGTTTCCCACCTTTAGACGTTTTTATGTCGAAAGACCGCTCACCAAAGAGAGCAGTATACGGGTCTGGGCCGAACTGGTTAGTGAGAGTGTTCGTGGTGCCTATGAGTTTGTCATCGAACCGGGCGCAACAACTCAAGTCAACGTAATCGCCCGCTTGTTTATTATTAAACCAATAGAGCGGTTAGGAATTGCCCCTTTAACATCCATGTATTTACATGGAGAGAATGATCGCAGACGAGTAGATGACTTCCGGCCTGAGGTCCACGATAGTGATGGCCTGTCCCTGCAACTTGGAAGTGGGGAAAATTTGTGGCGTCCCCTCACTAACCCTGAAAAACTGCAACTCTCATTTATTGGTGCTGAAAATCCAAAGAGTTTTGGACTGTTGCAACGTGATAGGGATAGGGAGCACTATCAAGATTTGGAGGCACATTATGAGCGCCGTCCAAGCCTAGTCATTGAACCAAAAAGTGACTGGGGAGAAGGTGAAGTGGTTCTTGCTGAAATTCCCTCGGATAAGGAGACCAATGATAACATTGTTGCTTTTTGGACACCAAAAAAACCGGTCAAACCCGGCGACTTTTTAGAGTATCATTATTCAATGCGGTGGGGTGATGAGGAGCCTCTTTTGCCGGATTTGGGTAAGGTATTGCAGACCCGCACTGGAAAGGCTGGTCATGCGGCCAGAGATGCAAATCCATATCACCGCAAGTTTGTTGTCGATTTTGTTGCGCAAAACCTTTCATCTCTCTCTTATGCAGAGGAGGTAAAACCTCAAGTTACTATGCTTAATGGAGAGGTGGATACAGTGCTGGTCACTCGTATCAACCAACAGCGGTGGCGCGCATTTCTGGATGTGACACGAAATGATCTTTCTGTTCCTGTTGAGTTGAAACTCAAATTAAAAGCGCGGGATACATCACTGTCAGAGACCTGGTTATACCAGTGGGGAGAGTAG
- the mdoH gene encoding glucans biosynthesis glucosyltransferase MdoH, which translates to MSSRQNKLTYRRVSALIFPLCLCLCAVMLWARYLAEDGLSALDYSRLTLLAFGSLWLSWGASIVILGLLFTQKHIAKGVERDDRGIKNLDKMTAIVVPIFNENPADVFARVEALSKELTKQDLGSLFAIHFLSDTSCDEVLTAEQLLFAYFQRRNSSGPMSYYRHRSCNKGRKAGNIAEFLGRCGGAYEFVTVLDADSLMSAQVLRKMVLKMEREPKLGLLQTLPIITGQKSLLGRLLEFSSRLHSKAFARGLASIQGHMGPYWGHNAIFRSRAFTENCGLPQLKGRKPLGGHILSHDTVEAALLVRGGWSVRCDPELIGSYEGAPETLLGYAARDRRWCQGNLQHAKIIGARGLKGWSRFSLALGIAAYVSAPLWFLFISLSIVAPIFLDRHQFFSEYGGAATFPLIGSREGWTLVIGIAVLLIAPQILSGLEGFSRLKNRGVRHYYGAVLTFLIMAMLAPVMMMFQCRAILDILLGRDCGWTAAHRSGETLSFSSCCLGTWWITLFGSMTLLVLWLGSGTGGQGTPLLLWILPVALPLLLAPFLVWLTALPVSNKVAQRLGLALKDEYEGHDSLTSAYKEALRDYCNYKDVSGVERRSDGVYAL; encoded by the coding sequence ATGAGTTCTCGACAAAACAAATTGACGTATAGGCGCGTGAGTGCCTTGATTTTCCCACTATGCCTTTGCTTATGCGCGGTTATGCTGTGGGCCCGATATCTGGCCGAAGATGGACTTTCCGCCTTGGATTACTCTCGGTTGACTCTATTGGCTTTCGGGTCCCTCTGGCTGTCTTGGGGAGCAAGCATTGTTATTTTGGGCCTACTTTTTACACAAAAACACATAGCTAAGGGCGTTGAGCGCGACGATCGCGGGATAAAAAATCTCGATAAAATGACTGCAATTGTTGTGCCCATATTCAACGAAAATCCAGCAGATGTCTTCGCCCGTGTCGAGGCGCTGAGCAAGGAACTTACCAAACAAGACCTCGGTTCGCTGTTCGCGATTCATTTTTTATCCGATACATCTTGCGATGAAGTATTGACGGCCGAACAATTACTGTTCGCTTACTTTCAAAGGAGAAATTCATCGGGGCCAATGAGTTACTACCGGCATCGATCCTGCAATAAGGGTAGAAAAGCAGGAAATATTGCCGAGTTTCTCGGACGTTGTGGTGGGGCCTATGAGTTTGTGACCGTTTTGGATGCTGATAGCTTGATGAGTGCGCAGGTGCTGCGGAAGATGGTCTTAAAAATGGAGCGGGAACCGAAGCTGGGTCTGCTTCAGACCCTCCCCATAATTACAGGGCAAAAGTCGCTGCTTGGGCGCTTGCTGGAATTTTCCTCACGCTTGCATTCTAAGGCTTTTGCCCGCGGTTTGGCCAGTATTCAAGGCCATATGGGGCCATATTGGGGGCATAATGCCATCTTCCGCAGTCGGGCATTTACTGAAAACTGTGGCCTTCCCCAATTAAAGGGACGCAAACCATTAGGTGGGCATATCCTCAGCCACGATACTGTGGAAGCGGCTCTGTTGGTTAGAGGGGGCTGGTCAGTGCGTTGTGACCCTGAGCTGATCGGCTCCTATGAAGGGGCACCGGAGACGCTGCTGGGATATGCGGCAAGAGATCGACGTTGGTGTCAGGGCAACCTGCAACACGCAAAAATTATTGGGGCTCGTGGTTTAAAAGGCTGGAGCCGTTTTTCTCTCGCTCTTGGCATTGCCGCTTATGTCTCTGCTCCACTGTGGTTTCTTTTTATCAGCCTAAGTATAGTTGCCCCTATTTTTTTAGATCGACATCAATTCTTTAGTGAGTATGGGGGGGCGGCTACATTTCCACTCATTGGCTCGCGCGAGGGGTGGACCTTGGTTATAGGGATTGCGGTGCTCCTTATTGCTCCCCAAATACTATCGGGGCTTGAAGGGTTTTCACGCCTTAAAAACCGTGGGGTACGCCACTATTACGGAGCGGTTTTGACTTTTTTAATTATGGCGATGCTCGCGCCGGTGATGATGATGTTCCAATGCCGCGCAATTCTTGACATCCTTTTGGGGAGAGACTGCGGTTGGACCGCTGCCCACCGAAGTGGGGAGACACTTTCTTTTTCAAGCTGCTGCTTAGGGACTTGGTGGATAACCCTTTTTGGGAGCATGACCCTCTTGGTTCTTTGGTTAGGGAGTGGAACGGGAGGGCAGGGTACTCCTCTATTGCTCTGGATATTGCCTGTTGCGCTACCGTTGCTGCTTGCTCCGTTCTTGGTTTGGCTCACAGCGCTTCCAGTTTCTAACAAAGTGGCACAACGTTTGGGTCTAGCCTTGAAAGATGAATATGAAGGGCATGATTCCCTGACCTCAGCCTATAAAGAGGCGCTGAGAGATTATTGCAACTACAAGGATGTTTCGGGTGTAGAGAGGAGAAGCGATGGGGTCTACGCTCTCTAA
- a CDS encoding glycosyltransferase family 39 protein, with product MGSTLSKTQRMRNVRFPHLWKTSSVVLFSPLGILALYCVFNAVLRAAISPTLGTDDMFENVFVQDLRLGYELRQPPLYEWLLYMVQQIVGPTIWSFQIVKYTCVFIAGVFIYAIAQLAIPSKSLAGLSLYSYVLLFQIGFNLHEGVTHTAVLMATTAMTTFYFVSLLLQRTLLKILVLGLVMGLGFLSKYSFIVVPIGLLFSACLLPYWRQKIKVADWVIGGGVALAIISPFSSWVLTADQSWPMSVQGVMLSGVSRAHWQSVFQGEVTLALSLLGFASPLLPIFLGLYWRELFFKTHSDTPSLAVPKGSMADELTQLLMVFMLTAVTVAAVGIALSGATYIKERLMHPFLLLLPVYLFGTLARKPFSPQKNWIMQWIILGSVLLVFLVRTLGFLAPDTVSCGGTCRQMMPYARFVERLEHAFPEISRATIVSLDDYTGGNMRAHFPKARHKLGKFTPSIVSSQQCFLIWDAGTHETPVPLQSVLEKSRFKGDALSLAGQIRAQSFFKVNWPHLWKEEGYRFSRWGVVRLEPANRICL from the coding sequence ATGGGGTCTACGCTCTCTAAAACACAACGCATGAGAAATGTGCGTTTCCCTCATTTATGGAAGACCTCTTCGGTCGTGTTGTTCAGCCCTTTAGGTATCTTAGCCTTATATTGCGTGTTCAATGCTGTTCTTCGTGCAGCCATCTCCCCGACGCTGGGAACAGATGACATGTTTGAAAATGTCTTTGTTCAAGATTTGCGGTTAGGCTATGAACTGCGTCAACCGCCTCTTTATGAATGGCTTCTTTATATGGTCCAGCAGATTGTCGGGCCAACGATCTGGAGTTTTCAGATTGTAAAGTATACGTGTGTCTTTATTGCCGGTGTGTTTATCTATGCAATCGCACAGCTGGCTATTCCTTCAAAAAGCCTCGCTGGCTTAAGCCTTTATTCCTATGTGCTGCTGTTCCAGATTGGTTTCAATCTGCATGAAGGGGTTACGCATACGGCAGTTCTCATGGCGACCACCGCAATGACGACTTTTTATTTTGTCAGTCTTTTGTTGCAGCGAACCTTACTTAAAATCCTCGTGCTTGGTCTCGTAATGGGGCTGGGTTTTTTGTCGAAGTACTCCTTTATTGTTGTGCCCATTGGCCTGCTGTTCTCCGCATGCCTGCTTCCGTATTGGCGTCAAAAAATAAAAGTTGCTGACTGGGTTATCGGGGGAGGAGTTGCCTTGGCAATAATCAGCCCCTTTAGCTCTTGGGTTCTGACGGCGGATCAATCGTGGCCAATGAGTGTGCAGGGAGTTATGCTTAGTGGTGTTTCTCGGGCACATTGGCAAAGTGTGTTTCAAGGAGAGGTAACTCTTGCACTAAGCCTTTTAGGGTTTGCAAGTCCCCTCCTGCCAATCTTTTTGGGGCTTTATTGGCGGGAGCTGTTCTTTAAAACTCACTCAGACACTCCCTCTCTGGCGGTGCCCAAAGGCAGCATGGCTGATGAACTTACTCAACTTCTCATGGTCTTCATGCTTACAGCAGTCACTGTGGCGGCTGTAGGAATTGCCCTGAGCGGAGCGACCTATATTAAAGAACGGCTAATGCATCCATTCTTGTTGCTCTTACCGGTTTACCTGTTTGGCACTCTTGCCCGAAAGCCATTTAGCCCGCAGAAAAACTGGATAATGCAATGGATTATTCTGGGGTCGGTTCTCTTGGTTTTCTTGGTAAGAACTTTGGGCTTTTTGGCGCCTGATACGGTTAGTTGTGGTGGGACGTGTCGCCAGATGATGCCATATGCCAGATTTGTAGAGCGGTTGGAGCATGCTTTTCCAGAAATTTCGCGGGCGACAATCGTTTCTCTTGATGATTATACGGGCGGTAATATGCGGGCACACTTTCCAAAGGCTCGCCATAAGCTTGGAAAATTCACACCATCTATCGTGAGTTCCCAGCAGTGTTTTCTCATTTGGGATGCTGGAACTCATGAAACTCCAGTACCTCTTCAATCAGTGCTTGAAAAAAGCAGGTTCAAGGGTGATGCTCTGTCCCTCGCTGGGCAGATTCGGGCACAATCGTTTTTCAAAGTCAATTGGCCTCATCTTTGGAAAGAGGAAGGCTATCGCTTTTCGAGATGGGGAGTGGTTCGGCTGGAGCCTGCTAATAGAATATGCTTGTAG
- a CDS encoding GNAT family N-acetyltransferase has translation MAEPHDLNDVLSIMSGGAIAQRRKLETVNLENYRSAFKEILGAPETQIYVGVVNDGEVVSTYQLTFLKRLSFEGRPRASIESFHTKEEWRGKGIGKQMLDHAYQKTVAHGCCLVELTSNALRLNAHRFYERYGFKQSHLGFKLEL, from the coding sequence GTGGCGGAGCCGCATGATCTCAATGACGTACTCTCAATTATGAGCGGGGGCGCCATTGCGCAACGAAGAAAACTGGAAACGGTAAATCTGGAGAACTATCGATCCGCGTTTAAGGAAATTCTTGGAGCGCCCGAGACACAAATTTATGTGGGAGTTGTAAATGATGGCGAAGTGGTGAGCACATACCAGCTCACATTTCTCAAGCGCCTTTCCTTTGAAGGCAGGCCCAGAGCGAGTATTGAAAGTTTCCATACGAAAGAGGAGTGGAGAGGGAAGGGGATCGGGAAGCAAATGCTTGATCATGCCTATCAAAAAACAGTTGCACACGGATGCTGTCTTGTCGAGCTGACATCGAATGCCCTGCGGCTGAATGCTCATCGTTTTTACGAGCGCTATGGCTTTAAACAAAGCCATCTTGGTTTCAAGTTGGAGCTTTGA
- a CDS encoding DUF2147 domain-containing protein — translation MLTITLPLDIGGSTKNNKNRSAMKILPSLLAVFFLFPLNAVVSADSGNTGIQGKWITADNATVVVAPCSGGLCGKVVKFQVPEGQDMATVKDVNNEDKSKRGRNVLGLDILYNLKPAGDNTWKGNVYDPNRGMDAAATVTLEQNGQLKLTGCKTVLVEVCKSENWRRIQ, via the coding sequence ATGCTGACAATTACGCTCCCGCTTGACATCGGCGGGAGCACCAAAAACAACAAAAACAGGTCAGCTATGAAAATTCTCCCCTCACTCCTTGCGGTCTTTTTTCTTTTTCCATTAAACGCAGTGGTCTCAGCCGATTCTGGAAATACCGGAATTCAAGGAAAATGGATAACTGCCGATAATGCAACCGTAGTTGTAGCGCCGTGTTCCGGTGGACTTTGCGGAAAAGTTGTTAAATTTCAGGTCCCTGAAGGGCAGGACATGGCAACTGTGAAGGATGTCAACAATGAAGATAAGTCTAAGAGGGGTCGCAATGTACTGGGTCTTGATATCCTATACAACTTGAAACCTGCAGGAGACAACACATGGAAGGGCAACGTGTACGATCCAAACCGGGGAATGGACGCAGCCGCAACCGTCACACTTGAACAAAATGGGCAGTTGAAATTAACTGGCTGCAAGACAGTACTTGTCGAAGTGTGTAAGTCTGAAAACTGGCGCCGCATACAGTAA
- a CDS encoding DUF2147 domain-containing protein, with translation MKTQLKALGLGLILSASIAGASQAAGPEGVWKRSNGNAKIQMYSCGSAICGKIVWLKNPRKDIKNPSKSLQSRELVGLNIVQGMKPNGSNEWAGKIYNAEDGKTYKGKMKLVSANELKLSGCALGGLICKGDIWNRSK, from the coding sequence ATGAAAACACAATTGAAAGCTCTTGGCCTGGGACTTATTCTTTCAGCCTCGATTGCGGGAGCAAGTCAAGCAGCGGGACCTGAAGGGGTATGGAAACGTTCTAACGGTAACGCCAAAATCCAAATGTATTCATGCGGTTCTGCCATCTGTGGTAAAATCGTTTGGCTGAAGAACCCACGCAAGGACATCAAAAACCCTAGCAAATCCTTACAATCACGGGAGTTGGTTGGGCTGAATATCGTGCAGGGCATGAAGCCGAACGGCTCCAATGAATGGGCGGGAAAAATCTACAACGCGGAAGACGGCAAAACTTACAAAGGCAAAATGAAACTTGTTTCTGCAAACGAGTTAAAACTGTCCGGTTGCGCTTTGGGTGGCCTCATTTGTAAAGGCGATATTTGGAACCGATCCAAGTAA